In a genomic window of Alkalihalobacillus sp. TS-13:
- a CDS encoding DoxX family protein, with translation MKKIMITYWIFTGLLAALMLFGAIPDIMSDPAAVALFDHLGYPAYILPFIGVAKLLGVIALLVPGFPRVKEWAYAGFVIDLTGAMYSTIAVGDPASGLVVFLIGYVLIAGSYITHHKRQKIISSNQKTNQDHSEAIV, from the coding sequence ATGAAAAAAATAATGATCACCTACTGGATTTTTACAGGTCTTTTGGCTGCATTAATGCTTTTCGGAGCTATTCCGGATATCATGTCTGATCCTGCTGCTGTCGCTTTGTTCGATCATTTAGGTTATCCTGCATATATTTTGCCATTTATCGGCGTAGCCAAATTGTTAGGTGTCATAGCACTGCTTGTACCTGGTTTTCCACGGGTTAAAGAATGGGCGTATGCAGGCTTTGTGATTGATTTAACTGGTGCTATGTATTCCACCATCGCAGTAGGAGATCCTGCGAGTGGGCTGGTGGTGTTCCTTATTGGATATGTATTGATAGCAGGTTCTTATATAACTCACCACAAAAGACAGAAAATCATTTCATCAAATCAAAAAACAAATCAGGACCACAGCGAAGCTATAGTTTAA
- a CDS encoding glycoside hydrolase family 18 protein — protein MLFANISSDGEIAVGDPWVDGENFNQLKELKEQHPHIKTLISVGGWTWSENFSDVALTEESRTIFAESVLEFVQKYGFDGVDLDWEYPVNGGQPDNINRPEDKQNYTLVLKKIRETLDAQSKKDGQEYLLTIAAGASKTHVNNLELDKLHQYVDYVQMMSYDIHGEWDELTGMNAPLKQDPESGYHNEWSVKDAVETFINNGVPADKLVMVLPFYGRMFKQSTNANNGLYQQFTGGGRSVNYAALKAEHINKNGFTPHREEDSQVPWLFNGSTFISYDDAISIGHKTDYLKLKGLSGAMMWELSHDPGEVLLTKVYEELKWKALNLWLINIMDIFFSYRKCPF, from the coding sequence ATGCTTTTTGCCAATATCTCTAGTGACGGAGAAATAGCAGTTGGCGATCCTTGGGTGGATGGCGAAAATTTCAACCAGTTGAAAGAACTGAAGGAACAGCATCCTCATATAAAAACATTGATTTCGGTAGGCGGGTGGACATGGTCGGAGAATTTTTCTGATGTAGCACTGACTGAAGAGTCTCGGACCATATTCGCCGAAAGTGTTTTGGAATTTGTGCAGAAATATGGTTTCGATGGTGTTGATCTGGATTGGGAATACCCTGTTAACGGCGGCCAACCAGATAACATCAATCGACCGGAAGATAAACAGAATTACACATTGGTATTGAAAAAAATCAGAGAGACGTTGGATGCCCAGAGTAAGAAGGACGGACAGGAGTATCTTTTGACAATCGCAGCAGGAGCGAGCAAAACCCACGTTAATAATCTAGAGTTGGATAAGCTCCATCAATATGTCGATTATGTTCAAATGATGAGCTACGATATACATGGCGAGTGGGATGAACTTACTGGAATGAATGCGCCATTAAAACAGGATCCAGAAAGCGGCTATCATAATGAATGGAGCGTGAAGGATGCTGTCGAGACATTTATCAATAATGGAGTCCCAGCTGATAAGCTCGTAATGGTTCTGCCATTCTATGGTAGGATGTTCAAGCAATCCACAAATGCAAATAATGGTTTGTACCAGCAATTTACCGGTGGAGGCCGTTCGGTCAATTATGCTGCACTAAAGGCAGAACACATCAACAAAAATGGATTCACTCCCCATAGGGAAGAGGATTCGCAAGTACCCTGGCTTTTTAATGGTTCTACCTTCATCAGCTATGATGACGCAATATCCATCGGCCATAAAACGGACTATCTCAAGTTGAAGGGACTGAGCGGTGCAATGATGTGGGAACTGAGCCACGATCCTGGTGAAGTATTGTTAACAAAAGTATACGAGGAATTGAAGTGGAAAGCCTTGAATCTTTGGCTTATCAACATTATGGACATTTTCTTTTCATATAGAAAGTGTCCATTTTAA
- a CDS encoding histidine phosphatase family protein: MIYVIRHGETDLNKEARIQGRSGLPLNENGRNQAESLKDKLKQIKFDLVFSSPQERAVETAEIATGIEATTDPRLDVFDLGEADRLKKNEVKMVGPIPDPSVYNGVEEIPGFIGRIFDFMKEIDVKYGKSELNILLSGHRCTTGCIGAYFEGIPEDRNIIKFSSGNGEFKVYEFKQK, translated from the coding sequence ATGATTTATGTGATCAGGCACGGGGAAACGGACTTGAATAAAGAAGCAAGGATACAAGGGAGATCTGGTCTTCCTCTAAACGAAAACGGGAGAAATCAAGCTGAAAGTTTAAAAGATAAGCTCAAACAAATCAAGTTTGATCTTGTGTTTTCATCTCCGCAGGAAAGAGCGGTCGAGACAGCTGAAATCGCAACAGGTATCGAAGCGACAACTGATCCGAGGCTGGATGTCTTCGATTTAGGAGAAGCGGACCGATTGAAAAAGAATGAAGTCAAAATGGTTGGACCGATTCCTGATCCCAGTGTTTATAATGGGGTGGAAGAAATTCCAGGCTTCATAGGAAGGATTTTCGACTTCATGAAAGAGATTGACGTCAAATATGGCAAGAGTGAACTGAATATCTTATTATCCGGGCATAGATGTACAACAGGTTGTATAGGTGCCTATTTTGAAGGTATACCTGAAGATCGGAACATTATCAAATTTTCCTCTGGAAATGGGGAATTCAAGGTATACGAGTTTAAGCAGAAATAA
- a CDS encoding DinB family protein yields MNFILQEAVEVLERTPQTLKHFLTGLSDRWLQCNEGEGTWNATQVIDHLIEGEKNNWIPRLEFILKEGESKPFPEFDRFSHLSLAPERTLEQKFEEFKTIRTENVTRLQELIDTESKLEITGSHPAFGVVKVRELVSTWVVHDLTHISQIVRVMAKRYGEDVGPWEEYLGILK; encoded by the coding sequence GTGAATTTTATTCTACAGGAAGCGGTTGAGGTGTTGGAGCGGACGCCGCAAACGTTGAAGCATTTTTTAACCGGATTATCTGATAGATGGCTGCAATGCAATGAAGGCGAAGGAACGTGGAACGCCACACAGGTGATCGACCACCTTATTGAGGGGGAGAAAAACAATTGGATTCCGAGGCTGGAATTCATTCTTAAAGAAGGCGAGAGTAAACCATTTCCCGAATTTGACCGTTTCTCTCACCTCAGTTTAGCCCCCGAAAGGACGTTGGAACAGAAGTTTGAAGAGTTCAAAACGATTCGAACCGAAAATGTAACCAGGCTCCAAGAACTGATCGACACTGAGTCGAAGCTGGAAATCACAGGTTCCCATCCTGCTTTTGGTGTCGTGAAGGTAAGGGAATTGGTCTCCACATGGGTCGTCCATGACCTTACCCACATTTCACAAATCGTACGCGTGATGGCAAAGCGATATGGGGAAGACGTCGGTCCTTGGGAAGAATATTTGGGAATCTTGAAATAA
- a CDS encoding CitMHS family transporter: MIALLGFLTIFMFLALILTKRVSVIVALILVPMIFALIGGFGKELGALMLEGITGVAPTGIMLGFAILYFGVMNNAGLFDPVIRNVLKLVKGDPLKIVLGTAVITMLTHLDGSGASTFLITIPALLPLYEKMGMSRLVLAGTVALGAGTMNMVPWGGPTARAASALELTPEEIFNPLLPAMIAGLLWVLFAAYMMGKKERKRVGIKDIQYDFHQELTDEEKDMRRPKLFWFNLGLTIITIVALIKVWLPLPVVFMVSFAVALLVNYPKPDDQQNQIKTQAFGMITVVSIIFAAGIFTGILNGTGMIEEMANALVGLIPQSMGNIMAVIVAITSMPFSLLFTPDAFYFGVLPVLSETAAAYGVKSVEIARAGILGQMTTGFPLSPLTASTFLLVGLANVELGDHQKFIFKWAFGTTIIMTIVALIIRVI, encoded by the coding sequence ATGATTGCTTTACTTGGGTTTTTAACGATTTTCATGTTTTTAGCACTGATTTTAACGAAAAGAGTCTCCGTCATTGTTGCATTGATCCTTGTTCCTATGATATTCGCGTTAATCGGAGGATTCGGGAAAGAGTTGGGAGCCTTAATGTTAGAAGGAATAACCGGCGTTGCTCCAACTGGTATCATGCTGGGATTTGCAATTCTCTATTTTGGTGTGATGAACAATGCTGGATTATTTGACCCGGTAATCCGTAATGTCCTTAAGCTTGTTAAAGGTGATCCATTGAAAATAGTTTTAGGGACAGCAGTCATTACCATGCTCACGCATTTAGATGGATCGGGGGCTTCCACCTTTTTAATTACGATTCCAGCTTTATTGCCTTTATATGAAAAAATGGGTATGAGCAGGCTGGTTTTAGCAGGTACCGTTGCGTTAGGAGCAGGCACAATGAATATGGTTCCGTGGGGTGGTCCGACTGCACGAGCTGCAAGTGCTTTAGAACTGACTCCAGAAGAAATTTTCAACCCTCTTTTACCGGCAATGATCGCAGGCTTGCTATGGGTCCTTTTCGCTGCTTATATGATGGGAAAAAAAGAGAGAAAACGTGTAGGCATTAAGGATATCCAATATGATTTTCATCAGGAACTGACTGATGAGGAAAAAGATATGAGAAGACCTAAATTATTCTGGTTTAATTTAGGACTGACCATTATTACAATCGTTGCCCTGATTAAAGTATGGCTTCCTTTGCCAGTTGTTTTTATGGTATCATTCGCAGTTGCTCTCTTGGTTAATTATCCAAAACCTGATGATCAACAAAACCAAATAAAAACGCAAGCATTTGGAATGATCACCGTTGTCTCGATTATATTTGCAGCCGGAATATTTACTGGAATTCTGAATGGGACAGGGATGATTGAAGAAATGGCGAACGCACTTGTAGGGCTTATCCCTCAAAGTATGGGCAATATCATGGCTGTGATTGTCGCTATTACAAGTATGCCATTCAGTTTGTTATTCACTCCAGACGCATTTTATTTTGGTGTTTTGCCAGTTCTGAGTGAAACCGCGGCTGCATATGGCGTTAAATCAGTAGAAATTGCAAGAGCGGGAATACTTGGGCAAATGACAACAGGTTTTCCACTAAGTCCCTTAACAGCATCTACATTTTTATTGGTCGGGCTAGCAAACGTTGAATTAGGTGACCATCAGAAATTTATCTTCAAATGGGCGTTTGGAACTACTATTATTATGACAATTGTTGCTTTGATAATAAGAGTTATCTGA
- a CDS encoding helix-turn-helix transcriptional regulator, whose protein sequence is MSANPNMAEVASLLADPSRAEILMTLLDGRYHTASELAYAAAIKSQTASFHLAKMVQAGLVTAEKSGRHRYYQLANKEVARILESFLSISKPKEVRSFKQSSQSKMLRKARTCYDHLAGELGVSLTESMIESGYLDKEEKEFVVTQKGEEFYVDFGINLTELRKKRRSFSYVCLDWSERKHHLAGALGQALADQLFERNWVKRVPTIRAVEITPTGKKELNKLFNLEFD, encoded by the coding sequence ATGAGTGCAAATCCAAATATGGCAGAAGTTGCGTCTCTCCTAGCAGACCCGTCTAGAGCAGAGATCCTCATGACGTTGTTGGATGGTCGCTATCATACAGCCAGTGAACTAGCTTATGCAGCTGCGATAAAATCGCAAACAGCTAGCTTTCATCTTGCCAAGATGGTTCAAGCTGGTTTAGTTACCGCAGAAAAGAGTGGACGTCATCGTTATTATCAGCTTGCCAACAAGGAAGTTGCACGCATCTTGGAATCTTTTTTATCGATTTCAAAACCTAAAGAGGTACGTTCATTTAAACAGTCCTCTCAATCCAAGATGCTTCGAAAAGCCCGGACTTGCTATGATCATTTAGCAGGTGAATTGGGTGTATCGTTGACGGAATCCATGATTGAATCAGGCTATCTGGATAAGGAGGAAAAAGAATTTGTGGTAACGCAGAAAGGTGAAGAATTCTACGTAGATTTCGGCATCAACCTTACTGAATTGAGGAAGAAACGCCGTTCATTTTCCTATGTATGTTTGGATTGGAGCGAACGAAAGCACCATCTTGCAGGGGCTTTAGGGCAAGCGTTGGCAGACCAGCTGTTTGAGCGTAATTGGGTTAAACGTGTCCCGACCATACGAGCAGTGGAAATCACCCCGACAGGAAAAAAAGAGCTTAATAAATTATTTAATCTAGAGTTTGATTAA
- a CDS encoding acyclic terpene utilization AtuA family protein, translating to MKKIRIGGGAGYSGDRIEPAIEIMKKGDLDYIIFECLAERTIALAQQQKLADPDKGFNELLEYRMEKVLPICTEKKIKVITNMGAANPVSAARLVKDIAIRLGITNLKIAAVLGDDIFSDIDDYNDFNTLEYGNKLSEIKGEIISANVYLGAEGIQQALQNGADIVITGRVTDPSLVIGPLLYEFEWEIDDYDILGKATLAGHLLECGAQVTGGYFADPGYKDVPDLWNVGFPIGEVYENGDIIITKLAGTGGKVTTGTVKEQILYEIHDPSNYMTPDVNADFSQVSVKEIEPDKVLITGATGREKSGYYKTSIGYKDCYIVEGEISYGGSGALEKAILAGEIVEKRIQYTGLSIQELKVDYIGVNSLFKIHIPDLHGYNDVRLRVAGRTTLKEDGIQMGNEVEALYTNGPAGGGGVRINVNEIVSIASILIPAENIKTKINYEEV from the coding sequence ATGAAAAAGATAAGAATTGGTGGTGGAGCTGGTTATAGTGGTGATCGAATTGAACCAGCTATAGAAATTATGAAAAAGGGAGACCTCGATTACATCATTTTTGAATGTCTGGCTGAAAGGACTATTGCACTAGCGCAACAACAAAAGTTAGCGGACCCTGATAAAGGGTTCAATGAACTACTTGAGTATCGCATGGAAAAAGTTTTACCTATCTGTACTGAAAAAAAGATCAAGGTAATTACAAATATGGGTGCAGCAAATCCAGTATCAGCAGCGAGATTGGTTAAAGATATTGCAATACGTCTAGGTATAACGAACTTAAAAATTGCGGCCGTTTTAGGAGATGATATTTTTTCAGATATTGATGACTATAATGATTTCAACACATTAGAGTATGGAAATAAACTATCTGAAATAAAAGGAGAAATTATCTCAGCCAATGTTTATTTAGGAGCAGAGGGGATTCAACAGGCTCTTCAGAATGGGGCAGATATCGTCATTACAGGAAGAGTGACAGATCCCTCTTTAGTTATCGGACCTTTATTATATGAGTTTGAATGGGAAATAGACGATTATGACATTCTCGGAAAAGCCACATTAGCAGGTCATTTACTTGAATGTGGGGCTCAAGTAACAGGAGGATATTTCGCAGATCCAGGGTATAAAGATGTACCGGACTTATGGAACGTTGGATTCCCGATTGGGGAAGTATATGAAAATGGGGACATAATCATTACAAAACTTGCAGGGACTGGTGGAAAAGTTACCACAGGCACTGTTAAAGAACAAATTCTATACGAGATACACGATCCTTCAAATTATATGACACCTGACGTTAATGCAGATTTTTCACAGGTCAGTGTAAAAGAAATCGAGCCTGACAAGGTTTTGATTACTGGAGCTACAGGTAGAGAAAAAAGCGGTTATTATAAAACAAGCATAGGGTATAAGGATTGTTATATAGTTGAAGGAGAAATAAGTTATGGAGGGTCTGGAGCACTTGAAAAAGCAATATTAGCAGGGGAGATTGTTGAAAAGAGGATTCAATATACCGGTTTGTCTATTCAAGAGTTGAAAGTAGATTATATTGGTGTAAATTCGCTTTTCAAGATTCATATCCCAGACTTACATGGATATAATGATGTTCGGTTACGAGTAGCAGGACGAACAACATTAAAGGAAGATGGAATTCAAATGGGAAATGAAGTAGAAGCTTTATATACAAATGGACCTGCTGGCGGGGGTGGTGTCAGGATAAACGTAAATGAAATCGTTTCGATTGCTTCTATCCTTATACCAGCAGAGAATATCAAAACCAAAATAAATTATGAGGAGGTGTAA
- a CDS encoding DUF4188 domain-containing protein produces MGKEIFPGRYTIGQEGDIVVFIIGMRVNKWWAIHKWWPVFMAMPPMIKELYVNKDLGCLSIENFFSLRTTMMIQYWRSEKDLLAYARGQKHLKAWNDFNKKVGHNDAVGIYHETYTVKKGQFESIYGNMPKFGLSKALGHQPVRPSTNTASKRLSGEN; encoded by the coding sequence ATGGGAAAGGAGATCTTTCCAGGCAGGTATACGATCGGCCAAGAGGGCGACATCGTTGTTTTCATCATCGGAATGCGTGTGAACAAATGGTGGGCAATCCACAAGTGGTGGCCGGTGTTCATGGCCATGCCGCCTATGATCAAAGAGCTCTATGTCAATAAAGATCTTGGCTGCTTATCGATTGAGAATTTCTTCAGCTTACGTACAACAATGATGATCCAATATTGGCGATCGGAAAAAGATCTACTTGCCTATGCCAGAGGTCAAAAGCACTTGAAAGCATGGAACGATTTCAATAAAAAGGTTGGACACAACGATGCGGTCGGTATTTATCATGAAACCTATACTGTGAAGAAGGGGCAATTCGAATCGATTTACGGAAACATGCCGAAATTTGGTTTATCAAAAGCGTTAGGGCATCAGCCTGTCAGACCGTCCACCAATACAGCGAGCAAGCGTCTTAGCGGCGAAAACTAA
- a CDS encoding sigma-54-dependent Fis family transcriptional regulator has translation MSFLIDSNDANWFKSIIQSVNDGILVIDSYGVVQIINKEYTSITGVTENEIIGKHLKDVRPGAELPEVLIDGKVRSGVFRKEGKNNYIVDMAPIYNGNKIIGAVSVCKSLREVHHLTQELNKSKRRLKQLEEMVGSFHRTTYSFEDIVGQNKGLLNSIHSAKKAAGTDFNILILGESGTGKELFAQAIHQSSSRNSQPFVPVNCAAIPSTLLESELFGYEEGAFTSSKKGGKSGLIDLADNGTLFLDEIGDMPLVMQSKLLRVMQDGVIRKVGSLYERRVNIRVIAATNKDLEKMISKERFRADLYYRLNTFQIKIPSLKSRKDDIPLLVDYFLQNANLDSLSPDESFIDLLMSYDWPGNIRELKNTIHYAMNMTESTKLKVGDLPDTINRIGKSPGEKTLERIIEETERETILEVLKKTGTDLKGKKLAAKRLNISLATLYNKISRLHIPV, from the coding sequence ATGTCTTTCTTGATCGATAGCAATGATGCCAATTGGTTTAAAAGCATTATCCAATCAGTAAATGATGGAATACTAGTAATCGACTCTTATGGAGTGGTTCAAATAATTAATAAAGAATACACAAGCATTACCGGCGTTACAGAAAATGAAATTATTGGTAAGCATTTAAAAGATGTGAGGCCTGGTGCAGAACTGCCCGAAGTTTTAATTGATGGAAAGGTTAGATCTGGAGTATTTCGTAAAGAAGGAAAGAACAATTATATCGTTGACATGGCTCCAATCTATAATGGAAATAAAATAATAGGTGCAGTTTCTGTTTGTAAAAGTTTAAGAGAAGTTCATCATCTTACACAAGAGCTTAATAAGAGTAAAAGACGATTAAAACAGCTTGAAGAAATGGTGGGGAGTTTTCATCGGACGACATATTCGTTTGAGGATATTGTCGGTCAAAATAAAGGATTGCTCAATTCCATCCATTCCGCAAAGAAAGCAGCTGGAACTGATTTCAATATCCTTATTTTAGGTGAAAGTGGCACTGGGAAAGAATTGTTTGCCCAGGCTATCCACCAATCTAGCAGCCGTAATAGTCAACCATTTGTGCCGGTTAATTGTGCCGCTATACCTTCCACATTGTTAGAGAGCGAATTATTTGGTTACGAGGAAGGTGCCTTTACTAGCTCGAAAAAGGGTGGAAAATCCGGTTTGATTGACCTAGCAGACAATGGAACACTTTTTTTGGATGAAATAGGTGATATGCCACTTGTAATGCAATCAAAACTATTGAGGGTAATGCAGGACGGGGTAATACGAAAGGTTGGCAGTCTTTATGAAAGAAGAGTGAATATACGTGTGATCGCTGCTACAAATAAAGACCTCGAAAAAATGATATCAAAAGAACGGTTTCGGGCAGATCTATACTACCGGTTGAACACATTTCAAATCAAGATACCTTCTTTAAAATCCCGGAAGGATGATATACCTCTTTTGGTAGATTATTTTTTACAGAATGCTAACCTGGATTCCCTTTCTCCTGATGAATCATTTATTGACTTGTTAATGAGTTACGATTGGCCTGGGAATATTAGAGAGCTGAAAAATACAATCCATTATGCAATGAATATGACAGAGTCCACGAAACTGAAAGTTGGAGATCTTCCTGATACGATAAACAGAATTGGAAAAAGCCCAGGTGAAAAAACTTTAGAACGGATCATTGAAGAGACGGAGAGAGAGACAATTTTGGAAGTGCTTAAAAAAACTGGAACTGACTTGAAAGGAAAAAAGCTTGCAGCAAAAAGGCTGAACATTTCTTTAGCAACCTTGTATAACAAAATTTCTAGACTCCATATTCCTGTTTGA
- a CDS encoding dihydrofolate reductase family protein: MGKVVLDMSMSLDGFIAGPNDNDEQPLGVGGDILHSWLFTGNHPSKHNDFFKLSQKSREVFDESFETTGAIIVGRRTFDVVQGWGGNHPVHGATVVVVTHHPPDTPPEGSTPFIFVTDGIERAVEQAKAAAGKKNVGVGTANVAHQCLKDGQIDEIPASHRTCPTRWRDPTVRSYRL, translated from the coding sequence ATGGGGAAAGTTGTTTTAGATATGTCTATGTCGTTGGATGGATTCATTGCAGGGCCGAATGATAACGATGAACAGCCGCTTGGAGTTGGCGGGGATATTCTTCATAGCTGGCTATTCACCGGAAACCACCCAAGCAAACATAATGATTTTTTCAAGCTTTCACAGAAAAGCAGAGAGGTGTTCGATGAATCCTTTGAAACAACCGGAGCCATTATAGTAGGCAGACGAACATTTGACGTAGTGCAAGGATGGGGAGGTAATCATCCCGTCCACGGCGCGACGGTAGTTGTTGTCACTCATCATCCTCCAGATACCCCTCCGGAAGGAAGTACCCCGTTCATCTTTGTGACAGACGGAATCGAAAGGGCAGTTGAACAGGCAAAAGCTGCTGCTGGGAAGAAAAATGTCGGAGTCGGAACCGCGAATGTCGCCCATCAGTGTTTGAAAGATGGCCAGATTGATGAAATCCCAGCTTCACATCGTACCTGTCCTACTAGGTGGAGGGATCCGACTGTTCGATCATATCGGCTCTGA
- a CDS encoding PadR family transcriptional regulator: MAKENNTQYAILGLLTAGFHTGYSIKQMIDGSLNHFWKISYGQIYPALKKLVEEGYASVQFTPQEGKPDKKEYHITSEGEKTLKNWLQNPIKELPVEKNELLLKLFFSRHQELSITVHQLKTYQEKLINRYNTYEGIKEMITTRLNDEVDAPYWIITLDYGLRTTQAEIDWCEDTKKKLLEEE, encoded by the coding sequence ATGGCTAAGGAAAACAACACGCAATATGCGATTCTCGGTCTACTGACGGCGGGTTTCCACACCGGTTATTCTATCAAACAGATGATTGACGGGAGTTTGAATCATTTTTGGAAAATAAGCTATGGTCAAATTTATCCTGCTTTGAAAAAGTTAGTAGAAGAAGGATATGCATCGGTCCAGTTCACTCCTCAAGAAGGAAAACCAGACAAAAAAGAATACCACATCACTTCTGAAGGCGAAAAGACCCTTAAGAATTGGCTTCAAAACCCCATCAAAGAGCTTCCGGTTGAAAAAAACGAACTCCTGCTCAAACTTTTTTTCAGCCGCCATCAAGAACTCAGCATTACCGTCCATCAATTAAAAACCTACCAGGAAAAACTGATCAATCGTTACAACACCTATGAAGGAATCAAAGAAATGATCACCACCCGGCTGAATGATGAAGTGGATGCACCCTACTGGATCATCACGCTGGATTATGGTCTGCGTACGACCCAAGCGGAAATCGACTGGTGTGAAGATACGAAGAAAAAACTGTTGGAGGAGGAATGA
- a CDS encoding SRPBCC family protein codes for MHNQTKMKIEKPAYEVFEAIVDPDKIGNFWFSSSSARWETGKTITLKYDLFNAEGEIEVIEIEENQKIQFNWGPAEEIHTVTLTFDEIDHSTTVVEVREEGFRDNDEKLINKMLDNKEGWVFMLTCLKGYLEFGVNTLREGLVK; via the coding sequence GTGCATAATCAGACAAAAATGAAAATAGAAAAACCTGCTTACGAAGTATTTGAAGCCATTGTTGATCCCGATAAAATCGGAAACTTCTGGTTTTCATCAAGTTCTGCAAGATGGGAAACAGGGAAGACGATTACCCTGAAATACGATCTTTTTAACGCTGAGGGTGAAATAGAAGTCATTGAAATCGAAGAAAATCAGAAAATCCAGTTCAACTGGGGACCAGCTGAGGAAATACACACCGTCACACTTACATTCGATGAAATAGATCACTCCACAACGGTTGTAGAAGTCAGGGAAGAAGGTTTTAGGGATAATGATGAAAAGCTGATTAACAAAATGCTGGATAATAAAGAGGGATGGGTCTTTATGTTGACTTGTCTGAAAGGTTATTTAGAATTTGGAGTCAATACGTTGAGAGAAGGATTAGTTAAATAA
- a CDS encoding DUF6157 family protein, whose product MKKDMNYYQTFITVSEDCPVSEGMEPPIKKGGLTKPRIEYELLSNNPYTYTQEDLIYEVYVRHKSIPEEERKNNQLRDKLFHKPQPCLRASMLPKKYGWGLHFDEEGKIALYSRGSSEYENCFNNEQLKVLHAMRNNRARS is encoded by the coding sequence ATGAAAAAAGATATGAATTATTATCAGACCTTTATTACTGTTTCAGAGGACTGTCCAGTATCGGAAGGAATGGAACCTCCGATTAAGAAGGGAGGGCTCACCAAACCCCGTATCGAATATGAACTGCTCTCCAATAACCCATATACATACACCCAGGAAGATCTGATTTATGAAGTCTATGTGCGCCATAAATCCATCCCTGAAGAAGAGCGAAAGAATAATCAACTCAGAGATAAATTGTTTCACAAGCCTCAACCATGCCTACGGGCGTCTATGCTTCCGAAAAAATATGGCTGGGGTCTCCACTTTGATGAGGAGGGAAAAATTGCGCTTTATAGCAGGGGGTCTTCTGAGTATGAGAATTGTTTCAACAACGAACAATTGAAAGTATTGCATGCTATGCGGAACAACCGTGCACGCTCGTAA
- a CDS encoding isocitrate lyase/phosphoenolpyruvate mutase family protein — protein sequence MSMNKEKSFRHLHKDSSTFVLPNAWDVISAKMFEEGGFRAIGTTSAGIAASLGYRDGQQLPIDKMIAVVECIVNAVDVPVSADIEAGYGNTAEEVVRTVQKILNAGAVGINIEDGTGDLQHPINDLSSQTEMISAIKEFCKENDEALFINARTDLYWLKIGDPSTRFQMALERVKAYEEAGADCIFVPGLHDKETIQKLRSEVSCSINLLVHPYLPSLKELSEIGIERVSTGSAPFRATVTLLKKMSEEINNDQTFHEMTGGVLTYSEVASFVNRS from the coding sequence ATGAGCATGAATAAAGAAAAAAGCTTTCGTCACTTACACAAAGACTCTTCAACATTTGTCCTGCCAAATGCCTGGGATGTCATCAGTGCAAAAATGTTTGAGGAAGGCGGCTTTAGAGCGATCGGAACGACTAGCGCAGGGATCGCAGCCTCATTAGGATATCGAGATGGACAACAGCTACCAATCGATAAAATGATTGCAGTTGTGGAATGCATCGTTAATGCTGTGGATGTACCAGTCAGTGCAGACATTGAAGCTGGTTATGGTAATACAGCGGAAGAGGTTGTTCGAACAGTACAGAAAATCCTTAACGCGGGTGCAGTTGGAATAAACATTGAAGATGGGACAGGAGATCTTCAGCATCCCATCAATGATCTTTCATCCCAAACAGAAATGATCTCCGCTATCAAAGAATTTTGCAAGGAAAATGATGAGGCATTGTTTATCAATGCGCGTACCGATCTCTATTGGTTGAAAATCGGTGATCCTTCAACACGTTTTCAAATGGCACTGGAACGAGTGAAAGCTTATGAAGAAGCTGGAGCGGATTGTATTTTTGTACCGGGACTCCATGATAAAGAAACGATTCAAAAACTAAGGTCTGAAGTTTCTTGTTCAATCAACCTGTTGGTTCATCCTTATTTGCCTTCGCTTAAAGAACTTTCAGAGATAGGAATTGAAAGGGTTAGTACCGGATCCGCACCATTCCGAGCAACGGTAACGTTATTGAAAAAAATGAGTGAAGAGATCAATAATGACCAGACTTTCCATGAAATGACTGGGGGAGTCCTTACCTATAGTGAAGTAGCATCGTTCGTTAATCGGAGTTAG